One Solanum stenotomum isolate F172 unplaced genomic scaffold, ASM1918654v1 scaffold3345, whole genome shotgun sequence genomic window carries:
- the LOC125852307 gene encoding uncharacterized protein LOC125852307 isoform X5, with the protein MDTDNHVFISWEEHVVSQGKGRRVVHYYLKDTSGELILAVMGTERSTRHILYVVSEDYLDAFGHTSTVNSDTKWRTRKEVEEWLTFLVSKHHQSPPISDTPRSEKRRSALMAGHISDEVSKNITREDPSAQGSSGSRSVDESSHSGIRKSIPGNQIAKSKPPTCPKLKIKFPSVRPAGIQLVEPQNKLSFEVDDNLEVLCNDSGMRGCWFRCKVLQVLQKRLKVQYDDIQDCDGPEKLEEWIPFYKVAVSDKLGMRCTGRLTVRPRPLVDSSDYSFEVGAAVDAWWSDGWWEGVVAGFDVCGSDQLQVYFPGENILLETQRKNVRTSRDWVDDKWVEVEGKKDIKSFISSSSTYVSTCCIKEPGN; encoded by the exons ATGGATACGGATAATCATGTGTTTATATCGTGGGAAGAGCACGTTGTTTCTCAGGGGAAGGGCCGTCGTGTTGTGCACTACTACTTGAAGGATACCTCAGGGGAGTTAATCCTTGCTGTGATGGGTACTGAAAGAAGTACAAGGCACATACTATATGTTGTCTCAGAGGATTATTTGGATGCTTTTGGGCATACTAGTACTGTAAATTCTGACACAAAGTGGCGTACAAGAAAAGAGGTAGAGGAATGGCTGACGTTTTTGGTTTCAAAGCATCACCAATCACCACCTATTTCAG ATACCCCAAGAAGTGAAAAGAGAAGAAGTGCTTTAATGGCTGGGCACATATCTGATGAGGTCTCAAAAAATATAACCCGGGAAGATCCTTCAGCGCAAGGATCTAGCGGGAGTAGAAGTGTCGATGAGAGTAGCCATTCTGGTATCAGAAAGTCAATTCCTGGTAACCAGATAGCAAAATCCAAACCACCAACTTGCCcgaagttgaaaataaaatttccaagCGTAAGACCGGCTGGAATTCAGCTTGTTGAGCCTCAAAATAAGTTGTCTTTTGAAGTCGATGACAACTTAGAGGTTCTTTGCAACGATAGTGGCATGAGAGGCTGCTGGTTCAGGTGTAAGGTCTTACAGGTATTGCAAAAACGTCTAAAAGTTCAATATGATGACATCCAGGATTGTGATGGTCCTGAAAAGCTCGAG GAATGGATTCCTTTCTACAAAGTCGCAGTCTCTGATAAATTGGGCATGAGATGCACAGGACGCCTCACAGTTCGTCCCCGACCTCTGGTGGATTCTTCTGACTATTCTTTTGAAGTAGGAGCTGCAGTTGATGCTTGGTGGTCTGACGGATGGTGGGAAGGTGTTGTTGCTGGATTTGATGTCTGTGGAAGCGATCAACTTCAGGTTTACTTCCCTG GTGAGAACATATTACTGGAGACTCAAAGGAAGAATGTGAGGACTTCAAGAGATTGGGTTGATGACAAATGGGTTGAAGTTGAGggaaagaaagacataaagtcgTTCATAAGCTCGAGTTCAACTTATGTATCCACATGCTGTATAAAAGAGCCAGGGAACTGA
- the LOC125852292 gene encoding DNA-directed RNA polymerase II subunit 4-like: protein MEFEENVVGDDFLKGKCLMNSEVALILQHKYEKMCDEHSTTHVFEKSLQYVKRFSQYNNPHAVTQARHILSSYPISEVDLCVLGNLCPKSVEESIAMVQPKGLARLDDEAIKKILTELSLLKKFDM from the coding sequence ATGGAATTTGAAGAAAACGTTGTTGGTGACGACTTTTTGAAGGGTAAATGTCTAATGAATAGTGAAGTTGCATTGATTCTTCAACacaaatatgagaaaatgtGTGATGAACATTCAACTACTCATGTATTTGAAAAGTCATTGCAATATGTGAAGCGTTTcagtcagtataataaccctCATGCTGTTACACAAGCTCGTCACATTCTTAGTAGCTATCCAATTTCTGAAGTCGATCTATGTGTTCTTGGTAATCTTTGCCCCAAATCTGTTGAAGAAAGTATTGCCATGGTGCAACCTAAAGGACTTGCAAGACTTGACGATGAAGcaataaagaaaatactaacTGAGCTTTCTCTATTAAAGAAATTTGATATGTAG
- the LOC125852308 gene encoding uncharacterized protein LOC125852308: MTAVQLPKQKVHVLEGHAGAVLAARFNSNGEYALSCGKDRTIRLWNPHRGIHIKTYKAHGREVRDVHVTQDNSKLCSCGGDRQVFYWDVSTGQVIRKFRGHDSEVNAVKFNEYASVVVSAGYDKSLRVWDCKSRSTEPIQIIDTFLDSVMSICLTKTEIIAGSVDGTVRTFDIRVGREISDNFGQPVNCISLSNDGNCILASCLDSTLRLLDRSSGELLQEYKGHICKSFKTDCCLTNSDAHVAGGSEDGYIYFWDLVDASVVSSFRAHDLVVTSVSYHPKESCMITSSVDSTVRVWKA, encoded by the exons ATGACCGCTGTACAACTGCCGAAGCAGAAGGTACATGTGCTGGAAGGACACGCCGGAGCTGTTTTGGCGGCGAGGTTCAATAGCAACGGCGAGTACGCACTGAGCTGCGGCAAAGACCGTACCATCCGGCTATGGAATCCTCACCGTGGAATTCACATCAAAACTTACAAAGCTCACGGCCGTGAAGTCCGCGATGTCCATGTCACTCA GGACAATTCAAAACTTTGTTCGTGTGGTGGCGATCGACAAGTATTTTATTGGGATGTCTCAACAGGTCAAGTAATTCGCAAATTTCGTGGCCATGACAGTGAG GTGAATGCTGTGAAGTTTAATGAATATGCTTCTGTTGTAGTATCAGCAGGATATGATAAATCATTGCGTGTTTGGGATTGCAAATCTCGCAGCACTGAACCAATTCAG ATCATTGATACCTTTCTAGATAGTGTGATGTCTATTTGTCTCACAAAAACTGAGATAATTGCTGGAAGTGTTGATGGAACAGTTCGAACATTTGACATCAGAGTTGGTAG AGAGATATCTGATAATTTCGGTCAGCCTGTCAACTGTATCTCTCTTTCAAATGATGGCAACTGTATATTAGCAAGTTGCCTGGATTCAACCCTTCGACTTCTGGACAG GTCTAGCGGTGAACTATTGCAAGAATATAAGGGCCATATTTGCAAG TCTTTCAAAACAGACTGCTGCCTTACAAACAGTGATGCACATGTGGCTGGCGGCTCGGAAGATGGCTATATTTACTTCTGGGATCTGGTCGATGCGTCAGTTGTATCCAGCTTCCGAGCGCATGATTTAGTG GTAACTAGCGTAAGTTATCACCCAAAAGAAAGCTGCATGATAACTTCTTCTGTAGATAGCACAGTCCGAGTTTGGAAAGCATGA